The proteins below come from a single Edaphobacter acidisoli genomic window:
- a CDS encoding ATP-binding cassette domain-containing protein produces MSANIPPASAPAILEAKLQHSIGGLLLDVNFTLTKPWSVLFGPSGSGKTTLLRAIAGFVEPDSGHIARGDTVLFDSSSNHALPPYLRSIRSAAQTARLFPHKDVRWNILYGNGWLTRPLDASQIAEQTMALFRIDKLAGRMPADLSGGEKQRASVARAVVSAITFSGTGTPLLLLDEPFSGLDAALRDDLLAELREWLDRWKVPVLSVTHDIGEAFQLDAEVLKLAEGRIVEQGPAEAVLATERIRLLSRLG; encoded by the coding sequence TTGTCCGCTAATATTCCGCCCGCTAGCGCACCCGCCATTCTCGAAGCGAAGCTGCAACACAGCATCGGCGGACTTCTGCTCGATGTAAATTTCACGCTGACGAAGCCGTGGAGCGTCCTCTTCGGTCCATCCGGCAGCGGAAAGACAACTCTGCTGCGCGCCATCGCGGGATTCGTCGAGCCCGACAGCGGCCACATCGCGCGCGGCGACACGGTGCTCTTCGATTCATCATCGAACCACGCACTCCCGCCGTATCTCCGCTCCATCCGCAGCGCGGCTCAGACAGCGCGTCTCTTCCCCCACAAAGACGTGCGCTGGAACATCCTCTACGGCAATGGCTGGCTGACAAGACCTCTGGACGCCTCACAAATCGCCGAGCAGACGATGGCGCTGTTCCGCATCGACAAGCTCGCAGGCAGAATGCCCGCCGATCTCAGCGGAGGTGAAAAGCAACGCGCATCCGTAGCCCGCGCCGTCGTCTCGGCAATTACGTTCTCCGGCACCGGCACTCCCCTGCTGCTGCTCGACGAGCCATTCTCCGGCCTCGACGCCGCACTGCGCGACGATCTACTGGCTGAGTTGCGCGAGTGGCTTGATCGCTGGAAGGTGCCCGTGCTCTCCGTCACGCACGATATCGGCGAAGCATTTCAACTCGACGCCGAAGTCCTCAAGCTCGCTGAAGGCCGCATCGTCGAACAAGGCCCAGCCGAGGCCGTCCTCGCCACCGAACGCATTCGTCTGCTCTCGCGCCTCGGCTGA
- a CDS encoding sigma 54-interacting transcriptional regulator has protein sequence MSTSAHPAAFPVPALREVPCGLGEFAAIGSANPLPMVGSGAAMQRLRLQVRRIGPYFRTVLIGGEPGCGKELAARALHCASPGAAGPFVVCHSATLGDQAIEGAEAGYRIAELMKMAARGTLFFDGIDEMPLEAQGRLLRVLRRHEWAQDGLAAPAKLDLRMAASASQDLRVLVSAGRFRQELYHRMATLTIALPPLRERAEDIPELASHFLARFARMYSKGVERISTEAMKMLESHFWPGNVREMESVMRNAVLLSEGPVLEAQALPEFAEASIESLTAARLGGSERLDDVVEQHVLHVLKSCAGNKLRAAEVLGISRSTLYRMLEGHAEPAEIS, from the coding sequence ATGTCCACATCGGCTCATCCAGCGGCCTTTCCTGTCCCCGCTCTACGCGAAGTTCCCTGCGGTCTCGGAGAATTTGCTGCCATCGGCAGCGCCAACCCGCTTCCGATGGTCGGCAGCGGCGCCGCAATGCAGCGGCTGCGCCTGCAGGTCCGGCGCATCGGCCCATACTTCCGCACCGTGCTGATTGGCGGCGAGCCGGGATGCGGCAAGGAACTCGCGGCACGCGCCCTGCACTGCGCCAGTCCAGGCGCGGCCGGTCCGTTCGTCGTCTGCCACTCCGCCACGCTCGGCGACCAGGCGATTGAAGGCGCCGAAGCAGGCTACCGCATCGCTGAGTTGATGAAGATGGCTGCACGCGGCACGCTCTTCTTCGATGGCATCGACGAGATGCCGCTCGAAGCGCAGGGCCGTCTGCTGCGCGTGCTGCGCCGGCATGAGTGGGCGCAGGATGGTCTCGCCGCTCCGGCGAAGCTTGATCTGCGCATGGCCGCCTCCGCCAGCCAGGACCTGCGCGTGCTCGTCTCCGCCGGCCGCTTTCGGCAGGAGCTCTACCATCGCATGGCGACCTTGACCATCGCGCTGCCGCCGCTGCGCGAGCGCGCTGAAGACATTCCCGAGCTCGCCTCGCACTTCCTCGCGCGGTTTGCGCGGATGTACTCGAAGGGCGTCGAGCGCATCTCGACTGAAGCGATGAAGATGCTCGAGAGTCATTTCTGGCCCGGCAACGTGCGAGAGATGGAGAGCGTCATGCGCAACGCCGTCCTGTTGAGCGAAGGCCCTGTGCTCGAAGCGCAGGCGCTGCCGGAGTTCGCTGAAGCCAGCATTGAATCGCTGACCGCAGCGCGCCTCGGAGGAAGCGAGCGGCTCGACGATGTGGTCGAACAGCATGTCCTGCACGTGCTCAAAAGCTGTGCCGGAAACAAGTTGCGCGCCGCCGAGGTCCTTGGCATCAGCCGCTCGACGCTCTACCGCATGCTCGAAGGCCATGCCGAACCGGCGGAGATTTCCTAG
- a CDS encoding sulfatase family protein, which produces MKQLGGAALGSALFSSVASAEPGAPAAAAASAKAPAARSSKPNILWITGEGVPTAALSCYGSTLIKTPNIDRIANEGMRFENSFTTNALCAPSRATLLTGTYTHVNGMTTNPQDTIDQETPAHFDASQLTFPKLLQQMGYKTGTVGKWHLPANPGECGFDYFVYKNGAGGPYYEESGYFKNPSLGSKEIVKATYPGYITDNVTDLVIKGIEEIRDTGSPFMMMVQFFNDHRPFDPPHKYEHIYDDVRIPEPATFWDDYSHRAAPAREARMRIENMPDFHPPSDLTGRQRKQWNYQKFMEHFLGTLRAQDDSVGKLLEFLEKSGLAENTIVVYTCDHGFFLGDHGWFDKRFMYEQAIRVPWMVRYPGMVKPGSVRSDWVVNIDNAPTVLDLVGHEVPASMQGRSLVPLFKGETPADWRKSFYYHYYELASPHWVMPHYGIRTDRYKLISYYTINEWELFDLEKDPDEMESLFKWSGYKVHPAYEQVTQDLVAQLKQLRESYKDTSGLPVKMWPLGSYD; this is translated from the coding sequence ATGAAACAGTTAGGCGGGGCCGCACTTGGCTCCGCCTTATTTTCTTCCGTGGCATCGGCTGAACCGGGCGCACCAGCGGCAGCCGCTGCGTCTGCGAAGGCTCCTGCAGCGCGGTCGTCGAAGCCGAACATTCTGTGGATTACAGGCGAGGGCGTGCCGACTGCGGCACTGAGCTGCTACGGCAGCACGCTCATCAAGACGCCAAACATCGACCGCATCGCCAACGAAGGGATGCGCTTTGAGAACAGCTTCACGACGAACGCGCTCTGCGCTCCCAGCCGCGCCACGCTGCTGACCGGCACGTATACGCACGTGAACGGCATGACGACGAACCCGCAGGACACCATCGACCAGGAGACGCCCGCGCACTTCGACGCATCGCAGTTGACGTTCCCGAAGCTGCTGCAGCAGATGGGCTACAAGACCGGCACAGTCGGCAAGTGGCATCTGCCGGCCAATCCCGGCGAGTGTGGCTTCGACTACTTCGTCTACAAGAACGGAGCGGGCGGACCCTACTACGAGGAGAGCGGTTACTTCAAAAACCCCAGCCTGGGCAGCAAGGAGATCGTGAAGGCGACGTATCCGGGATACATCACCGACAACGTCACCGACCTGGTCATCAAGGGCATCGAGGAGATTCGTGATACCGGCTCGCCGTTCATGATGATGGTGCAGTTCTTCAACGACCATCGTCCGTTTGATCCGCCGCATAAGTACGAGCACATCTACGACGACGTGCGCATTCCCGAGCCTGCGACCTTCTGGGACGACTACTCGCACCGCGCCGCTCCTGCGCGCGAGGCGAGGATGCGCATCGAGAACATGCCTGACTTTCATCCGCCGAGCGACCTGACGGGACGGCAGCGGAAGCAATGGAACTATCAGAAGTTCATGGAGCACTTCCTCGGCACACTGCGCGCGCAGGACGACAGCGTCGGCAAGCTGCTGGAGTTTCTGGAGAAGTCCGGGCTTGCTGAGAACACCATCGTCGTCTACACCTGTGACCATGGATTCTTCCTCGGCGACCACGGCTGGTTCGACAAGCGCTTCATGTACGAGCAGGCGATTCGCGTGCCGTGGATGGTTCGCTATCCCGGCATGGTGAAGCCGGGCAGCGTGCGCAGCGACTGGGTGGTCAACATCGACAATGCGCCAACGGTGCTCGACCTGGTGGGCCACGAAGTGCCCGCGTCGATGCAGGGCAGGAGTCTCGTCCCGCTGTTCAAAGGCGAGACGCCCGCGGACTGGCGAAAGTCTTTCTACTACCACTACTACGAGCTCGCTTCGCCGCACTGGGTGATGCCGCACTACGGCATCCGCACCGACAGGTACAAGCTCATCAGCTACTACACGATCAACGAGTGGGAGCTGTTCGATCTGGAGAAGGACCCCGACGAGATGGAGAGCCTGTTCAAGTGGAGCGGCTACAAGGTGCATCCTGCATACGAGCAGGTCACGCAGGACCTTGTCGCTCAACTGAAGCAACTGCGCGAGAGCTACAAGGACACGTCGGGTTTGCCCGTGAAGATGTGGCCGCTGGGTTCGTATGATTAG
- a CDS encoding ATP-binding response regulator: MMIEPPDLPPSASLDAVPAGTSRVRVLLLDDEPANLHLRAAILRQHGYECVPASTIEEATERFNDIDIAVLDYHLGAGQFGTEVANLLRRRRPYVPIIILSATLDRYFGGVEDMHLLKGHSSVEDLLAALSSLEAKRRGAPVVVDARDFYYSRISLAIGSDVLVQIFDDRGIWQYCNDAVAEYLDKPRDWFPGRSVFDEMPTLMRDWRDVLQSVTLTRETYIDRTRRGLLNQPRDGELNVTWSVLAFPITLHDGRSGVVLTARIIANLPARISPLLPFN; this comes from the coding sequence ATGATGATAGAGCCGCCGGACCTCCCCCCCAGCGCGTCGCTCGACGCTGTGCCCGCGGGCACGTCCCGTGTTCGTGTGCTTTTGCTCGACGACGAGCCAGCCAACCTGCACCTGCGCGCCGCCATCCTGCGCCAACATGGTTATGAGTGCGTGCCTGCCTCCACGATCGAAGAGGCCACCGAGCGCTTCAACGACATCGACATCGCCGTGCTCGATTACCACCTCGGCGCTGGACAGTTCGGCACGGAGGTTGCGAATTTGCTGCGCCGCCGACGTCCGTACGTGCCCATCATCATTCTCTCGGCAACGCTCGACCGATACTTCGGCGGCGTCGAGGACATGCACCTGCTCAAAGGCCACAGCTCGGTCGAAGACCTGCTCGCCGCGCTCAGCTCGCTCGAAGCCAAACGCCGCGGCGCGCCCGTGGTGGTCGACGCGCGTGACTTCTACTACTCGCGTATCTCGCTGGCCATCGGCTCCGACGTGCTGGTACAGATCTTCGACGACCGCGGCATCTGGCAGTACTGCAACGACGCCGTCGCCGAGTACCTCGACAAGCCACGCGACTGGTTCCCCGGCCGCTCGGTCTTCGACGAGATGCCGACGCTCATGCGAGACTGGCGCGACGTGCTTCAGTCGGTAACGCTGACGCGCGAGACGTACATCGACCGCACGCGCCGAGGGCTGCTCAACCAGCCTCGCGATGGCGAACTGAACGTGACCTGGAGCGTGCTCGCCTTCCCCATCACCTTGCACGACGGTCGCAGCGGAGTCGTGCTGACGGCACGCATCATCGCAAATCTGCCTGCGCGCATCTCACCGCTGCTTCCGTTCAACTAA
- a CDS encoding beta-N-acetylhexosaminidase produces the protein MKRYFVWTAVLSAALVPSVFGQAAPTSGISPQQLGIVPEPLSVNASGATYTLPTNVKIAVSGEDSRNAADFLEDFLKQRGVATHIVRKADDAAIQLSTGANDTSIGPEGYHLTVTGSGITITANAGAGLFYGVQTLEQMFPAATGSANAIQQAQITDKPQYGYRALMLDTSRHYFPVSFIKQLIDVEAAYKLNTFHWHLVDGQGWRIQIKKYPKLTEVGSCGDEEHPLGTGSCQFYTQKEIRDVVEYAKKRYVQIVPEIEIPGHSSAALVAYPELACKPISGGVYCPTEQTFTFLENVLDEVIKLFPSQYIHTGGDEVSPRAWNASQVAQDVMHKNNLADAHALQGWIDRRIEDYLKQHGRTMIAWDEALAGGVSQNAIIMSWRGTFGGVAAVVHGNNVIMAPEGYTYFNMNQAQDPYEPNSYGGLIPLQKAYDYDPGIEQLVPDQKGSVLGTEACLWAEKVPTPELAWWRLFPRTLALSEIAWTAPEQKDWKGFEQRTRNQYPRLEARNISFFIPGPLELKDTITNDAEVPVTLTSPLADSTMYYTLDGSYPTTSSKQYAGPFSIALNPGQEVRLRVVTILKDGRVSAPAEARYMRQLTAEFNWSGHGDGNGH, from the coding sequence GTGAAGCGTTATTTTGTCTGGACGGCGGTTCTTTCCGCTGCATTGGTTCCATCTGTCTTTGGACAGGCCGCACCCACCTCAGGGATTTCTCCGCAGCAACTCGGCATCGTTCCCGAACCGCTTTCGGTCAACGCATCGGGCGCGACCTACACGCTGCCAACGAATGTGAAGATTGCTGTTTCAGGAGAAGACTCGCGGAACGCCGCTGATTTTCTTGAAGATTTTCTCAAGCAGCGCGGAGTTGCGACGCACATCGTCAGGAAGGCGGACGATGCGGCGATTCAGCTCTCGACCGGAGCGAACGACACGTCGATCGGGCCTGAGGGGTATCACCTCACCGTGACTGGCTCGGGCATTACGATTACGGCCAATGCAGGCGCGGGACTCTTCTATGGAGTTCAGACGCTGGAGCAGATGTTTCCGGCTGCGACCGGCAGTGCGAACGCCATCCAGCAGGCGCAGATTACCGATAAGCCGCAGTATGGCTATCGCGCGCTGATGCTCGATACTTCGCGGCACTACTTTCCGGTGTCGTTCATCAAGCAGCTCATCGACGTGGAGGCTGCGTACAAGCTGAATACGTTTCACTGGCACCTGGTGGACGGCCAGGGATGGCGCATTCAGATCAAGAAGTATCCGAAGCTGACCGAGGTGGGCTCGTGCGGAGATGAGGAGCATCCGCTCGGTACAGGGTCGTGCCAGTTCTACACGCAGAAAGAGATCCGTGATGTCGTCGAGTATGCGAAGAAGCGCTACGTGCAGATCGTTCCGGAGATCGAAATTCCCGGCCACTCTTCTGCGGCGCTGGTGGCGTATCCGGAGCTGGCCTGCAAGCCTATCTCCGGCGGCGTCTACTGCCCGACCGAGCAGACCTTCACGTTCCTCGAAAACGTGCTCGATGAGGTGATCAAGCTCTTCCCGAGTCAGTACATTCACACTGGCGGCGATGAGGTTTCACCGCGTGCGTGGAATGCGTCGCAGGTCGCACAGGATGTGATGCACAAGAACAATCTCGCCGATGCGCATGCGCTGCAGGGATGGATTGACCGGCGCATCGAGGACTACCTGAAGCAGCATGGCCGCACGATGATTGCATGGGACGAGGCGCTTGCCGGTGGTGTTTCGCAGAACGCTATCATCATGTCGTGGCGCGGGACCTTCGGCGGCGTTGCTGCCGTCGTGCATGGCAATAACGTGATTATGGCTCCCGAAGGCTATACCTACTTCAATATGAATCAGGCGCAGGACCCGTATGAGCCAAATTCGTATGGCGGGCTCATTCCGCTCCAGAAGGCCTATGACTACGATCCCGGCATCGAGCAACTGGTTCCCGATCAGAAGGGAAGCGTGTTGGGCACGGAGGCTTGCCTGTGGGCGGAGAAGGTTCCGACGCCCGAGCTTGCCTGGTGGCGGCTGTTCCCGCGCACGCTCGCCCTGTCGGAGATCGCGTGGACTGCGCCCGAGCAGAAGGATTGGAAAGGCTTCGAGCAGCGCACGCGCAATCAGTATCCCAGGCTTGAGGCGCGAAACATCTCCTTCTTCATTCCCGGCCCGCTTGAGCTGAAGGACACGATTACGAACGATGCCGAAGTGCCGGTTACGTTGACGAGTCCGCTTGCTGACTCAACGATGTACTACACGCTCGATGGCAGCTATCCAACAACGTCGTCGAAGCAATACGCCGGGCCGTTTTCGATTGCCTTGAACCCGGGCCAGGAAGTACGCTTGCGTGTCGTCACTATCTTGAAGGATGGACGCGTGAGCGCACCGGCGGAGGCTCGCTACATGCGGCAACTGACGGCGGAATTCAATTGGAGCGGGCATGGGGACGGGAATGGGCATTGA
- the proC gene encoding pyrroline-5-carboxylate reductase, with product MSDETYAVETPAPAMPGVRVAILGTGKMGGILLQAFLKNNLVAADHVFATVHHPDRAQALSAQFGVEVTTDNLAAAQQADIILLGVKPIQVPGVIEQIKPALNAGKLVVSFAASVKTRSIEDAAGCDLGVIRAMPNTPAMLAAGVTAVCAGRFVTPEQMAAAQRIFNTVGRTVVVDEKHMDAVTGLSGSGPAFLYIVIEALAEAGVNVGLPRDVATLLAAQTTLGSARMVLETGYHPALLKDAVTTPAGCTVDGILELEEGGLRVTLIKAVKRATQRAKELANG from the coding sequence ATGAGCGACGAAACGTATGCAGTGGAAACGCCTGCTCCGGCGATGCCGGGCGTGCGGGTAGCAATTCTGGGCACGGGCAAGATGGGCGGCATCCTGCTCCAGGCCTTCTTGAAGAACAACCTGGTCGCCGCAGACCATGTCTTCGCCACGGTCCACCACCCCGACCGCGCGCAGGCCCTGTCCGCGCAGTTCGGTGTCGAGGTCACGACCGACAACCTCGCCGCGGCGCAGCAGGCCGACATCATCCTGCTCGGCGTCAAGCCCATTCAGGTTCCCGGCGTCATCGAGCAGATCAAGCCTGCGCTCAACGCCGGTAAGCTCGTCGTCTCCTTCGCCGCGTCGGTAAAGACGCGCTCGATCGAAGACGCGGCAGGATGCGATCTCGGCGTCATCCGCGCCATGCCGAACACACCCGCGATGCTCGCCGCCGGCGTCACCGCTGTGTGCGCCGGACGCTTCGTCACCCCTGAGCAGATGGCCGCTGCGCAGCGCATCTTCAACACCGTCGGCCGCACCGTCGTCGTCGATGAGAAGCACATGGATGCCGTAACCGGCCTCTCCGGTTCCGGGCCCGCATTTCTCTACATCGTCATCGAAGCGCTTGCTGAAGCTGGCGTCAACGTCGGCCTGCCGCGCGATGTTGCCACGCTGCTCGCGGCGCAGACGACGCTTGGCTCCGCGAGGATGGTGCTTGAGACCGGCTATCATCCGGCGCTACTCAAAGATGCCGTCACCACGCCCGCGGGCTGCACCGTGGACGGCATTCTCGAGCTCGAAGAAGGCGGACTGCGCGTCACGCTGATCAAAGCCGTCAAGCGCGCAACGCAGCGCGCGAAAGAGCTGGCCAACGGCTGA
- a CDS encoding COX15/CtaA family protein, translated as MPKALVRYAWVVVAYNILVILWGAVVRASGSGAGCGDDWPLCNGDFVPHHPRLATMIEFAHRQSTTVATILIIGLVVWTFYSARRGDRVRRAAIASTVFLVTEALLGAVLVLRGYVLNNISTARVVMQSIHFTNTLLLLASLTLTAWWLNDSFRASTSPREQKLSGPAWLAVIATIVMGATGSIAALADTLFPSPTLRAAFASDFAASSPLLIRMRWMHPAAAVIGACCVLWLVVKSRSRLGSIVAALLALQFVLGVGDVLLLAPTWMQVLHLLGADLYWVALVCLAAEALWRHSAVSAE; from the coding sequence GTGCCCAAAGCGCTCGTGCGCTATGCGTGGGTCGTCGTGGCCTACAACATCCTCGTCATCCTCTGGGGAGCGGTTGTGCGCGCGTCCGGCTCCGGCGCGGGCTGCGGCGACGACTGGCCGCTGTGCAACGGAGACTTCGTCCCGCATCATCCGCGACTGGCGACGATGATCGAGTTCGCCCATCGCCAAAGCACCACCGTTGCAACAATACTCATCATCGGCCTGGTCGTCTGGACGTTTTATTCCGCCAGGCGCGGAGATCGTGTACGCCGCGCTGCGATTGCTTCTACCGTCTTTCTCGTGACCGAGGCGCTGCTCGGTGCAGTGCTCGTGCTGCGCGGCTACGTGCTGAACAACATCTCGACTGCGCGCGTCGTCATGCAGTCGATCCACTTCACCAACACGCTGCTGCTGCTGGCTTCGCTTACGCTAACGGCGTGGTGGCTCAACGACAGCTTCCGTGCGAGCACGTCTCCGCGCGAGCAGAAGCTCTCCGGCCCCGCATGGCTGGCCGTGATTGCGACCATCGTCATGGGCGCAACCGGCTCGATTGCCGCGCTCGCCGACACGCTCTTCCCTTCTCCGACGCTGCGCGCTGCCTTCGCCTCTGACTTTGCCGCCAGTTCGCCCCTGCTCATCCGAATGCGCTGGATGCATCCGGCGGCAGCTGTCATCGGCGCGTGCTGCGTCCTGTGGCTCGTGGTCAAATCCCGGTCGCGCCTCGGCTCAATCGTCGCGGCACTACTGGCATTGCAATTCGTGCTGGGCGTCGGCGATGTTTTGCTACTCGCACCCACGTGGATGCAGGTGCTGCACCTGCTTGGAGCGGACCTCTACTGGGTTGCGCTGGTCTGTCTCGCAGCAGAAGCGCTCTGGAGGCACAGCGCTGTCTCTGCCGAATAG
- a CDS encoding BrxA/BrxB family bacilliredoxin yields MYPEIMVIPMREELTRAGISEARTAAEVDTAISQPGTTMVVVNSICGCAAGKMRPGVRLALQHATKPDHSVTVFAGQDRDATERARSYFGGHPPTSPAIAILRDGQLVYLMQRSAIETSTAPAIAQELSRAFDTYCAKTSA; encoded by the coding sequence ATGTATCCAGAGATTATGGTGATTCCGATGCGCGAGGAGCTGACCCGCGCAGGCATTTCCGAGGCCCGCACGGCAGCCGAAGTCGACACAGCCATCTCCCAGCCCGGAACCACAATGGTCGTGGTGAACTCCATCTGCGGCTGCGCTGCCGGCAAGATGCGTCCCGGCGTCCGCCTGGCTCTCCAGCACGCCACCAAACCCGACCACTCGGTCACGGTCTTCGCCGGACAGGACCGCGACGCCACCGAGCGCGCCCGCAGCTACTTCGGCGGACACCCGCCCACCTCGCCCGCCATCGCCATCCTGCGCGACGGCCAGCTCGTCTACCTGATGCAGCGCTCGGCCATTGAGACCTCGACCGCGCCCGCCATTGCACAGGAGCTCTCCCGCGCCTTCGATACTTATTGCGCGAAGACCTCCGCATAA
- a CDS encoding UDP-N-acetylmuramate dehydrogenase has translation MKVRESAEAVVYSQGVAHTELQIQESVPLAGYTTFRVGGSARCFAEVRSEDELLGAVEFASREGIGTFVLGGGSNLLVSDSGFDGLVIHIALNAPTEVKDDASFVEYTVAAGLDWNSFVHQICEQGISGIECLAGIPGSVGGTPVQNVGAYGQEVASTITRVRVLDLETREFVWLSREQCGFSYRHSIFNSTHRGRYIVTAVSFLFDRSARPNLSYADLQRHFGASATPTPLEVYHAVREIRHGKGMLIVDGEADCRSAGSFFKNPVVPESVLAGIASSVGVPIEKVPHWPAGVGKVKLAAAWLLEHAGFVKGFSMGEAGISSRHTLALINRGHATAADVEALRDAIRAEVRRRFGVELEQEPVNVS, from the coding sequence ATGAAAGTACGCGAAAGTGCAGAGGCAGTCGTGTACAGTCAGGGTGTGGCGCACACCGAGCTGCAGATACAGGAGTCCGTTCCCCTCGCAGGGTATACCACCTTTCGGGTTGGAGGGTCTGCCCGCTGCTTTGCCGAGGTCAGGTCGGAGGACGAGCTGCTTGGCGCGGTGGAGTTTGCCTCCCGGGAGGGGATTGGGACCTTCGTGCTGGGCGGGGGCAGCAACCTGCTGGTCAGCGACAGCGGGTTTGACGGGCTGGTGATTCACATTGCGCTGAACGCGCCCACTGAGGTGAAGGATGACGCCAGTTTTGTGGAATACACCGTTGCGGCCGGGTTGGACTGGAATAGCTTTGTTCATCAGATTTGCGAGCAGGGAATCAGCGGCATCGAGTGCCTGGCTGGGATTCCCGGCAGCGTGGGCGGCACGCCCGTGCAGAACGTCGGGGCTTACGGGCAGGAGGTCGCGAGCACGATCACTCGCGTTCGCGTGCTGGATCTGGAGACGCGCGAGTTCGTGTGGCTCTCGCGCGAGCAGTGCGGGTTCAGCTATCGACACAGCATCTTCAACAGCACGCATCGCGGCCGCTACATCGTGACGGCAGTGAGTTTTCTCTTCGATCGCAGTGCGCGGCCCAACCTGAGCTACGCCGATCTTCAGCGCCACTTCGGTGCAAGTGCGACGCCCACGCCGCTCGAGGTCTACCACGCAGTGCGCGAGATTCGGCACGGCAAAGGGATGTTGATCGTGGACGGCGAGGCCGACTGCCGGAGTGCGGGGTCGTTCTTCAAGAACCCGGTGGTGCCGGAGAGTGTACTGGCCGGGATTGCTTCCAGCGTTGGCGTGCCGATCGAGAAGGTTCCGCACTGGCCCGCGGGCGTGGGCAAGGTGAAGCTGGCTGCGGCGTGGCTGCTGGAACATGCGGGATTCGTCAAAGGCTTCTCGATGGGCGAGGCGGGAATCTCTTCGCGTCACACGCTGGCGCTGATCAATCGCGGCCATGCGACGGCGGCGGATGTGGAGGCGCTGCGCGATGCGATTCGCGCGGAGGTGCGGCGGCGGTTTGGCGTGGAGCTGGAGCAGGAGCCGGTGAATGTAAGCTGA
- the lpxD gene encoding UDP-3-O-(3-hydroxymyristoyl)glucosamine N-acyltransferase: MKLANLAEHLGAALHGDPEAQINRVAGLETAGAGDLTFVANPKYAALARTTKATAVLVEPAFPEISAATLRIENPYLAFARAIELFYQSPAYPPGIHSTAVIAPTAKIGANAHIGAYTVIGEHVVIGDNATILPHVVIYPHVRAGNNLFVHAHAVIREHCQLGDGVVLQNGAIVGADGFGFAKQGDQSWYKIQQSGPAVLEDSVEIQANATIDRASIGETRVRAGAKIDNLVQVGHGSTVGENTLLCAQVGLAGSTHVGKNVILAGQVGVAGHCTVGDGAIATAQSGIPNDVEPGKVVSGYPAVDNRQWLRSVALVNRLPELLRDLKSTRK, from the coding sequence ATGAAGCTAGCTAACCTGGCCGAGCATCTTGGGGCCGCGCTGCACGGAGACCCCGAAGCCCAGATCAACCGCGTCGCCGGTCTCGAAACCGCAGGCGCAGGCGATCTGACCTTTGTCGCCAACCCCAAATACGCGGCGCTGGCCCGCACCACCAAGGCCACAGCGGTCCTCGTCGAGCCAGCGTTTCCGGAGATCTCCGCCGCCACGCTGCGCATCGAAAATCCCTATCTCGCCTTCGCGCGGGCGATTGAGTTGTTCTATCAGTCGCCAGCATATCCGCCGGGAATCCACTCCACCGCCGTCATCGCACCGACAGCAAAGATCGGCGCCAACGCGCACATCGGCGCCTACACCGTCATCGGCGAGCACGTCGTCATCGGCGATAACGCGACAATCTTGCCGCATGTGGTCATCTATCCGCACGTGCGCGCGGGCAACAACCTCTTCGTTCACGCCCATGCCGTCATTCGCGAACACTGCCAGCTAGGCGACGGCGTCGTTCTGCAGAATGGCGCAATCGTCGGGGCTGATGGCTTCGGTTTCGCCAAGCAGGGTGACCAGAGCTGGTACAAGATTCAACAGTCCGGCCCGGCTGTGCTCGAAGACTCCGTCGAAATTCAGGCCAATGCGACCATCGACCGTGCCTCCATCGGAGAGACGCGCGTTCGCGCCGGGGCAAAGATCGACAACCTCGTCCAGGTCGGGCACGGCTCCACGGTGGGCGAAAATACGCTGCTTTGCGCGCAGGTCGGCCTGGCCGGATCGACCCATGTGGGCAAAAACGTCATCCTGGCCGGACAGGTGGGCGTGGCGGGGCACTGCACGGTCGGCGACGGCGCGATTGCCACTGCCCAGAGCGGTATTCCCAACGATGTCGAGCCCGGAAAGGTCGTCAGCGGCTACCCGGCGGTCGATAACAGGCAGTGGCTCCGGTCGGTCGCGCTGGTCAACCGGCTGCCGGAACTCCTTCGCGATCTAAAATCTACGAGAAAATAA